The Patescibacteria group bacterium DNA segment AGTAGTACCGATTCATTGGGGAATCAACGGTCAGGCTGACGGTTTCGGTTCGCGGGAATTTGCCGCTTATTTTTTTCCAGCCTTGATTGTCGGTTTGTACTTATTATTAACGTTTATACCGTATCTTGATCCTAAAAAAGAACGTTATATTGATTTTTTATCTACTTACTGGAAATTTCGTTTTGGTTTTATTTTATTTTTTCTTTTTATTTATTTCATCGCCTCGTCTGCCGGTGTCGGCTATAACATACCAATAGGGCAGGTAATGGCTGTTGCTATGGGAGTATTGTTTATTTTTATCGGTAATTATCTTGCTAAAATTAAGCCTAACTGGTTCGTTGGTATTCGCACTCCTTGGACATTGAGCAGCGAGGAAGTATGGAATAAAACTCACCGTTTGGGCGGAAAACTTTTTGCCTTATCCGGAATAATCTCTATATTTAGTATATTTTTTGCTTCAGAAATAATGTTTATTGTCGTGATCGGTTCTGTTATTTTTTGTGCTATTTTTTCCATACTTTATAGCTATATAGTATTTCGGGCAGAAAAGAAAAAAACACAATTGACGCAGTAATTAATCATTAGTCAAAGTCGCAAGGGGGATTATATTTCGGCGGCTTTTTTTGCTTCTTTAAAAATGTTATAATTTTTTAGTGCTTCGTCTATATTTCCGTTTTTACGGAATTTTGGCGAAAGATAACTATTAACTATTAATTTATGTCTGAGAAAAAAAATTTTACTGTTGACGAGGCAAAAACAATAGGGGATCAACTGGGGGTTTCTTGGGAAGCGTTTGACGTTGATCAGTTCCGCCGCGGTATGGACGTTGAGTTGGAGCATGGACTAGTAGATCAACACACAAACGTTACTAACAATGATCCGTTAATGACTGGTAAAATCGCTTTAGCGCACCTAAATGAGTATGCTGATTACTATGATCGTTTGGATAAGTTAGAAGAAGAAGCAAAAGCATATTGGAGTGGGCGAAATTAGAGAGAAGGGGTATTATAAAGAAAGGGTTGTTGACCCTTTTTTTATAATAATTTTTTAGGGTCTAGGCATAGCGTTTAAAATTATTATTATTTTAATTATTAAGCTTTATTGGTTAATTGCAAAAAGAGTTGATAATAGAGAGAGGGATGGATTAAAGGCTTATTTAATTGGTATTATATAGTGTCGCACAATGTACCTTATACGAACCTACAGTATTGATTTAGGCCCCTATTATCAATATTAAATAAAAAAGACCCAGTTGGGTCATTTATTATTAATTAGTAATTAATAATTATTAATTATTTAATGTATACCTTCTCCCCGAATCGTAGATCTATATAATTAATTTTTTTGTTATCCCGCATTTTTTCTTTCATGATGAGGTTTAGATTGGCTAGCTGGCGATCTAGATCGTCGCTAGTGTTAAAGTAAACGTCAAATCCTCTGTCTGTTATCACTCGAACTTCGCTTCCTTGGAGTTCTGGCACCTGATAGTATTTAATTTTTATATCGCTACGCGAAGAAAATTTATCTTTAAGTCTTTGAATAAAAGAAATAATTTCTGGTTTTAATATATTTTCACCGATTTCCACTCTAGCATTGGTTAAATCGTATACTTGTGGCAGATCTTGATTTAACGCTGATAGATCAATTAGGCTTTGACCGCCATTTGTTGTTTCTTCATTTTGCGACACTTCCCCACTGCCTTCAACTAAAGTAACGTTGGCTACTAGTATTTCTTGGATAGCGATTCCGTTAGGATCAAGATAATAATATTTGTTGTCAGATATCCAGGTGATTTGAGTAGATTTTTCTTTTATTTCTACCCGGAGTGTTTTTAGTGGTCTTTTTTTTATCTGAACTGATTCTAAAACAAAGGCATTACGAATTTTACTTTCTGCAGTCTCTGAATCAAAAAAGAATAGATTGGACTGGGAAAGCAGTAGCCAACTCCTCTGCTCCATTTGGTTTCTGACAATAGACTCAATCTTAGCTGGATCAATGGCGGATACCCCGTTGATTTTAATATTATTGATTTTAAACGCCCCGGACCAGAATAAAAAATAGAAAATAAAAGACAAGACAATTAATCCTAAAATTGTCCAAACTTTAAATATCCTTAGCTGCCAAAAGTGTTGTCGCCGACGAAATAGTCCCCCGCCGCCACCGCTGGCAAAATGGTTACTGATAACGCGACCGGATGGCTTTTTAAATTTATTTTTCCCGATAAACATATGTGGAAAATAAGGTCGTAGTTTTGTATTTATTATACTAAGGTTGGCTTATAATCGCAAAGTTTGATAAAGGAATAATATGTTT contains these protein-coding regions:
- a CDS encoding SdpI family protein, which gives rise to MRLSFKKEIPILILLLISVLSSFWFYAHMPAVVPIHWGINGQADGFGSREFAAYFFPALIVGLYLLLTFIPYLDPKKERYIDFLSTYWKFRFGFILFFLFIYFIASSAGVGYNIPIGQVMAVAMGVLFIFIGNYLAKIKPNWFVGIRTPWTLSSEEVWNKTHRLGGKLFALSGIISIFSIFFASEIMFIVVIGSVIFCAIFSILYSYIVFRAEKKKTQLTQ
- a CDS encoding DUF5661 family protein, whose amino-acid sequence is MSEKKNFTVDEAKTIGDQLGVSWEAFDVDQFRRGMDVELEHGLVDQHTNVTNNDPLMTGKIALAHLNEYADYYDRLDKLEEEAKAYWSGRN